A single window of Corythoichthys intestinalis isolate RoL2023-P3 chromosome 21, ASM3026506v1, whole genome shotgun sequence DNA harbors:
- the ca15b gene encoding carbonic anhydrase XVb has protein sequence MRWLNVFFAAGILVSGVYCADDTIAWCYHLPTCNYTTWPTIAANFCNRSRQSPIDIDTNTAEVNESLNAFTFTNYDSDNILDIIINTGKTVKVNFKTGARVSGGGLSEPYDGLQFHLHWGNGRSSPGAEHTVNGVRHPMELHIVNVKSSLNLNTTAAVNDPTGLAALGFFIVERENTSSEPEGWRKLTSYLKDITEQGQNTTITESISLNDLLVGVDRSQYYRYLGSLTTPNCNEAVVWTVFKDPIEVSADLIDMFGTTVRIGNETSPLMRDVYRGIQPRLAVTQTQTRNETDSSPTNFSGITMCISLALIALTFILGNRY, from the exons aTGAGGTGGCTCAACGTTTTCTTTGCTGCTGGCATCCTTGTTTCAGGAGTCTACTGTGCCGACGACACAATTG CCTGGTGTTATCACCTCCCAACTTGCA ATTACACTACATGGCCGACTATCGCTGCAAATTTTTGCAATAGGAGCAGACAGTCACCAATCGACATTGATACGAACACAGCCGAAGTGAATGAAAGCCTGAATGCTTTCACCTTCACAAACTACGACAGTGATAACATACTGGACATTATAATCAACACCGGCAAGACGG TCAAAGTAAACTTCAAAACTGGGGCGCGGGTTTCCGGGGGAGGTCTCTCGGAGCCCTACGACGGCCTACAGTTCCATTTGCACTGGGGAAATGGCAGAAGCAGTCCTGGGGCTGAGCACACAGTGAATGGTGTACGCCACCCTATGGAG CTCCACATTGTTAACGTCAAGTCCAGCTTGAATTTGAACACCACTGCAGCGGTGAATGACCCCACAGGACTTGCTGCTCTTGGCTTCTTCATTGTG GAAAGAGAGAACACGAGCAGTGAACCCGAGGGCTGGCGCAAACTCACCTCCTACCTAAAGGACATCACAGAGCAAG GTCAAAATACCACCATAACAGAATCCATCTCACTCAATGACTTGCTGGTTGGTGTGGATCGCTCCCAATATTATCGCTATCTTGGCTCGCTGACCACACCCAACTGCAACGAAGCTGTGGTCTGGACTGTGTTTAAGGATCCAATTGAAGTCAGTGCAGACTTG ATTGATATGTTTGGCACAACTGTGCGTATCGGTAATGAAACATCTCCATTAATGAGGGATGTATACAGGGGCATCCAACCACGTCTGGCGGTAACCCAAACTCAGACTCGGAATGAAACGGACTCCAGTCCAACCAACTTCAGCGGCATTACCATGTGCATCTCCCTGGCGCTAATTGCGCTGACCTTCATACTGGGAAACAGATACTAA